The proteins below are encoded in one region of Apium graveolens cultivar Ventura chromosome 4, ASM990537v1, whole genome shotgun sequence:
- the LOC141717468 gene encoding sister chromatid cohesion protein PDS5 homolog D-like isoform X2 translates to MSSLSSSELETKLREAGIKLLELTSCVTTQVQELLHILDELEGLLSKVEQAPSSPMKDALYPSMKALISSQLLKHTDIDVKVSVASCMSELTRITAPDAPYDDVQMKDIFQLTVTAFNMLSSKDTRGYSKALHILENIVKVKACLLMLDLECDGLIADMFKQFLSAIRYIPLPVVFRQMEYIMTLTLEESEEISEEVLSSLLSSVSKTNENVLSRSWRLGENVLRNCAAKVQRFLPKVVRSRNLSFKDYSVVVASICHNSPEDEHVAAVETHPSATQPSETIMDDGTGQKIKYGTLKGGTLSRTLENGHPVKQQVNAEARRHLQTGNSDVTGTVQVKAATVPKKRGRKPKSQQKPEESGLRREERVSDSSIMPLRPLHMDLNKKEHDDSKENIEKDLGIPHGIDVFGEKLVGRRIKVWWPLDEMFYEGAVASFDSLTQTHKVLYADGDEETLNLRNERWSLLKEHSSLAAASAKPLKKKAKSKSASSGNQQGTLSSSKWHRYVDKPKTGAPKSGNADNDFVPDAKVNDASKGYATFEDDKRKSNSETEDSKHDVIGNADVANGSITVNPSIVNVKDKFSSDEETKMPTITREPKPFSIVEPGGGCATHTYIYRE, encoded by the exons GAACTAGAAGGGCTCTTATCTAAGGTTGAGCAAGCACCGTCTAGCCCTATGAAAGATGCACTTTACCCCTCAATGAAGGCACTAATTTCTAGCCAATTGTTAAAGCATACTGATATTGATGTGAAAGTTTCAGTTGCATCTTGTATGAGTGAGCTTACAAGAATAACTGCCCCAGATGCACCTTATGATGATGTTCAAATGAAG GACATTTTTCAGCTGACAGTAACGGCTTTTAATATGTTGTCTAGCAAAGATACTCGCGGTTATTCCAAGGCCCTTCATATTCTTGAAAATATTGTAAAAGTCAAAGCATGCTTGTTGATGCTGGACCTTGAGTGTGATGGATTAATTGCTGACATGTTCAAGCAGTTCCTGAGTGCCATTAG GTACATCCCCCTTCCGGTTGTATTTAGACAAATGGAATATATTATGACCCTGACCTTAGAAGAAAGCGAAGAAATTTCAGAAGAGGTTCTCAGTTCCCTCCTTAGTAGCGTCAGTAAAACAAACGAG AATGTTTTGTCCCGTTCTTGGAGATTGGGAGAGAATGTCTTGAGGAACTGTGCAGCCAAAGTCCAGCGATTTCTCCCAAAAGTTGTCAGATCCAGGAACCTGAGCTTTAAAGATTACTCCGTTGTAGTTGCTTCCATATGTCATAACTCCCCTGAAGATGAGCATGTG GCGGCTGTAGAGACTCATCCATCTGCTACACAACCATCAGAGACTATCATGGATGACGGCACTGGTCAAAAAATAAAATATGGAACTTTAAAGGGAGGAACTTTGTCGAGAACTTTAGAAAACGGTCATCCGGTTAAGCAGCAAGTAAATGCCGAAGCTCGAAGGCATTTACAGACTGGAAATTCAGATGTTACAGGAACAGTGCAAGTAAAAGCAGCAACAGTTCCAAAGAAAAGGGGAAGAAAACCTAAATCTCAGCAAAAACCAGAAGAG TCAGGACTAAGACGAGAAGAGAGAGTATCTGACTCTAGCATTATGCCATTGAGGCCATTGCATATGGATTTGAATAAAAAGGAACATGACGATTCCAAAGAAAACATTGAGAAG GATTTAGGAATCCCACATGGTATCGATGTATTTGGTGAGAAATTGGTCGGGCGCAGAATAAAGGTCTGGTGGCCATTGGATGAAAT GTTTTATGAAGGTGCGGTTGCTTCGTTTGACTCTTTAACACAGACGCACAAG GTATTATATGCTGATGGTGATGAAGAAACATTGAATTTGAGAAATGAGCGCTGGAGCCTACTCAAG GAACATTCAAGTCTTGCTGCCGCATCTGCCAA ACCATTGAAGAAAAAAGCAAAATCAAAGTCTGCATCTTCTGGAAATCAACAAGGCACCCTCTCTTCATCAAAATG GCATAGATATGTTGACAAACCCAAAACTGGAGCTCCAAAATCTGGAAATGCTGATAATGATTTTGTTCCGGATGCAAAAGTGAATGATGCTAGTAAAGGATATGCTACTTTTGAAGATGACAAACGAAAATCTAATAGCGAGACAGAAGATTCTAAGCACGATGTCATTGGCAATGCTGATGTAGCAAACGGTAGTATTACAGTAAATCCCAGCATAGTCAATGTGAAAGACAAGTTTAGTAGTGATGAAGAAACTAAAATGCCAACAATCACCAGGGAGCCTAAGCCTTTTAGCATTGTAGAACCTGGTGGTGGCTGTGCAACCCATACTTATATTTACAGAGAATGA
- the LOC141717468 gene encoding sister chromatid cohesion protein PDS5 homolog D-like isoform X1 codes for MSSLSSSELETKLREAGIKLLELTSCVTTQVQELLHILDELEGLLSKVEQAPSSPMKDALYPSMKALISSQLLKHTDIDVKVSVASCMSELTRITAPDAPYDDVQMKDIFQLTVTAFNMLSSKDTRGYSKALHILENIVKVKACLLMLDLECDGLIADMFKQFLSAIRYIPLPVVFRQMEYIMTLTLEESEEISEEVLSSLLSSVSKTNENVLSRSWRLGENVLRNCAAKVQRFLPKVVRSRNLSFKDYSVVVASICHNSPEDEHVAAVETHPSATQPSETIMDDGTGQKIKYGTLKGGTLSRTLENGHPVKQQVNAEARRHLQTGNSDVTGTVQVKAATVPKKRGRKPKSQQKPEESGLRREERVSDSSIMPLRPLHMDLNKKEHDDSKENIEKDLGIPHGIDVFGEKLVGRRIKVWWPLDEMFYEGAVASFDSLTQTHKVLYADGDEETLNLRNERWSLLKEHSSLAAASAKPLKKKAKSKSASSGNQQGTLSSSKCRHRYVDKPKTGAPKSGNADNDFVPDAKVNDASKGYATFEDDKRKSNSETEDSKHDVIGNADVANGSITVNPSIVNVKDKFSSDEETKMPTITREPKPFSIVEPGGGCATHTYIYRE; via the exons GAACTAGAAGGGCTCTTATCTAAGGTTGAGCAAGCACCGTCTAGCCCTATGAAAGATGCACTTTACCCCTCAATGAAGGCACTAATTTCTAGCCAATTGTTAAAGCATACTGATATTGATGTGAAAGTTTCAGTTGCATCTTGTATGAGTGAGCTTACAAGAATAACTGCCCCAGATGCACCTTATGATGATGTTCAAATGAAG GACATTTTTCAGCTGACAGTAACGGCTTTTAATATGTTGTCTAGCAAAGATACTCGCGGTTATTCCAAGGCCCTTCATATTCTTGAAAATATTGTAAAAGTCAAAGCATGCTTGTTGATGCTGGACCTTGAGTGTGATGGATTAATTGCTGACATGTTCAAGCAGTTCCTGAGTGCCATTAG GTACATCCCCCTTCCGGTTGTATTTAGACAAATGGAATATATTATGACCCTGACCTTAGAAGAAAGCGAAGAAATTTCAGAAGAGGTTCTCAGTTCCCTCCTTAGTAGCGTCAGTAAAACAAACGAG AATGTTTTGTCCCGTTCTTGGAGATTGGGAGAGAATGTCTTGAGGAACTGTGCAGCCAAAGTCCAGCGATTTCTCCCAAAAGTTGTCAGATCCAGGAACCTGAGCTTTAAAGATTACTCCGTTGTAGTTGCTTCCATATGTCATAACTCCCCTGAAGATGAGCATGTG GCGGCTGTAGAGACTCATCCATCTGCTACACAACCATCAGAGACTATCATGGATGACGGCACTGGTCAAAAAATAAAATATGGAACTTTAAAGGGAGGAACTTTGTCGAGAACTTTAGAAAACGGTCATCCGGTTAAGCAGCAAGTAAATGCCGAAGCTCGAAGGCATTTACAGACTGGAAATTCAGATGTTACAGGAACAGTGCAAGTAAAAGCAGCAACAGTTCCAAAGAAAAGGGGAAGAAAACCTAAATCTCAGCAAAAACCAGAAGAG TCAGGACTAAGACGAGAAGAGAGAGTATCTGACTCTAGCATTATGCCATTGAGGCCATTGCATATGGATTTGAATAAAAAGGAACATGACGATTCCAAAGAAAACATTGAGAAG GATTTAGGAATCCCACATGGTATCGATGTATTTGGTGAGAAATTGGTCGGGCGCAGAATAAAGGTCTGGTGGCCATTGGATGAAAT GTTTTATGAAGGTGCGGTTGCTTCGTTTGACTCTTTAACACAGACGCACAAG GTATTATATGCTGATGGTGATGAAGAAACATTGAATTTGAGAAATGAGCGCTGGAGCCTACTCAAG GAACATTCAAGTCTTGCTGCCGCATCTGCCAA ACCATTGAAGAAAAAAGCAAAATCAAAGTCTGCATCTTCTGGAAATCAACAAGGCACCCTCTCTTCATCAAAATG CAGGCATAGATATGTTGACAAACCCAAAACTGGAGCTCCAAAATCTGGAAATGCTGATAATGATTTTGTTCCGGATGCAAAAGTGAATGATGCTAGTAAAGGATATGCTACTTTTGAAGATGACAAACGAAAATCTAATAGCGAGACAGAAGATTCTAAGCACGATGTCATTGGCAATGCTGATGTAGCAAACGGTAGTATTACAGTAAATCCCAGCATAGTCAATGTGAAAGACAAGTTTAGTAGTGATGAAGAAACTAAAATGCCAACAATCACCAGGGAGCCTAAGCCTTTTAGCATTGTAGAACCTGGTGGTGGCTGTGCAACCCATACTTATATTTACAGAGAATGA
- the LOC141717468 gene encoding sister chromatid cohesion protein PDS5 homolog D-like isoform X3 has translation MSSLSSSELETKLREAGIKLLELTSCVTTQVQELLHILDELEGLLSKVEQAPSSPMKDALYPSMKALISSQLLKHTDIDVKVSVASCMSELTRITAPDAPYDDVQMKDIFQLTVTAFNMLSSKDTRGYSKALHILENIVKVKACLLMLDLECDGLIADMFKQFLSAIRYIPLPVVFRQMEYIMTLTLEESEEISEEVLSSLLSSVSKTNENVLSRSWRLGENVLRNCAAKVQRFLPKVVRSRNLSFKDYSVVVASICHNSPEDEHVAAVETHPSATQPSETIMDDGTGQKIKYGTLKGGTLSRTLENGHPVKQQVNAEARRHLQTGNSDVTGTVQVKAATVPKKRGRKPKSQQKPEESGLRREERVSDSSIMPLRPLHMDLNKKEHDDSKENIEKDLGIPHGIDVFGEKLVGRRIKVWWPLDEMFYEGAVASFDSLTQTHKVLYADGDEETLNLRNERWSLLKEHSSLAAASAKPLKKKAKSKSASSGNQQGTLSSSKCRHRYVDKPKTGAPKSGNADNDFVPDAKVNDASKGYATFEDDKRKSNSETEDSKHDVIGNADVANGSLSLLAL, from the exons GAACTAGAAGGGCTCTTATCTAAGGTTGAGCAAGCACCGTCTAGCCCTATGAAAGATGCACTTTACCCCTCAATGAAGGCACTAATTTCTAGCCAATTGTTAAAGCATACTGATATTGATGTGAAAGTTTCAGTTGCATCTTGTATGAGTGAGCTTACAAGAATAACTGCCCCAGATGCACCTTATGATGATGTTCAAATGAAG GACATTTTTCAGCTGACAGTAACGGCTTTTAATATGTTGTCTAGCAAAGATACTCGCGGTTATTCCAAGGCCCTTCATATTCTTGAAAATATTGTAAAAGTCAAAGCATGCTTGTTGATGCTGGACCTTGAGTGTGATGGATTAATTGCTGACATGTTCAAGCAGTTCCTGAGTGCCATTAG GTACATCCCCCTTCCGGTTGTATTTAGACAAATGGAATATATTATGACCCTGACCTTAGAAGAAAGCGAAGAAATTTCAGAAGAGGTTCTCAGTTCCCTCCTTAGTAGCGTCAGTAAAACAAACGAG AATGTTTTGTCCCGTTCTTGGAGATTGGGAGAGAATGTCTTGAGGAACTGTGCAGCCAAAGTCCAGCGATTTCTCCCAAAAGTTGTCAGATCCAGGAACCTGAGCTTTAAAGATTACTCCGTTGTAGTTGCTTCCATATGTCATAACTCCCCTGAAGATGAGCATGTG GCGGCTGTAGAGACTCATCCATCTGCTACACAACCATCAGAGACTATCATGGATGACGGCACTGGTCAAAAAATAAAATATGGAACTTTAAAGGGAGGAACTTTGTCGAGAACTTTAGAAAACGGTCATCCGGTTAAGCAGCAAGTAAATGCCGAAGCTCGAAGGCATTTACAGACTGGAAATTCAGATGTTACAGGAACAGTGCAAGTAAAAGCAGCAACAGTTCCAAAGAAAAGGGGAAGAAAACCTAAATCTCAGCAAAAACCAGAAGAG TCAGGACTAAGACGAGAAGAGAGAGTATCTGACTCTAGCATTATGCCATTGAGGCCATTGCATATGGATTTGAATAAAAAGGAACATGACGATTCCAAAGAAAACATTGAGAAG GATTTAGGAATCCCACATGGTATCGATGTATTTGGTGAGAAATTGGTCGGGCGCAGAATAAAGGTCTGGTGGCCATTGGATGAAAT GTTTTATGAAGGTGCGGTTGCTTCGTTTGACTCTTTAACACAGACGCACAAG GTATTATATGCTGATGGTGATGAAGAAACATTGAATTTGAGAAATGAGCGCTGGAGCCTACTCAAG GAACATTCAAGTCTTGCTGCCGCATCTGCCAA ACCATTGAAGAAAAAAGCAAAATCAAAGTCTGCATCTTCTGGAAATCAACAAGGCACCCTCTCTTCATCAAAATG CAGGCATAGATATGTTGACAAACCCAAAACTGGAGCTCCAAAATCTGGAAATGCTGATAATGATTTTGTTCCGGATGCAAAAGTGAATGATGCTAGTAAAGGATATGCTACTTTTGAAGATGACAAACGAAAATCTAATAGCGAGACAGAAGATTCTAAGCACGATGTCATTGGCAATGCTGATGTAGCAAACG GGAGCCTAAGCCTTTTAGCATTGTAG
- the LOC141717468 gene encoding sister chromatid cohesion protein PDS5 homolog D-like isoform X4 encodes MSSLSSSELETKLREAGIKLLELTSCVTTQVQELLHILDELEGLLSKVEQAPSSPMKDALYPSMKALISSQLLKHTDIDVKVSVASCMSELTRITAPDAPYDDVQMKDIFQLTVTAFNMLSSKDTRGYSKALHILENIVKVKACLLMLDLECDGLIADMFKQFLSAIRYIPLPVVFRQMEYIMTLTLEESEEISEEVLSSLLSSVSKTNENVLSRSWRLGENVLRNCAAKVQRFLPKVVRSRNLSFKDYSVVVASICHNSPEDEHVAAVETHPSATQPSETIMDDGTGQKIKYGTLKGGTLSRTLENGHPVKQQVNAEARRHLQTGNSDVTGTVQVKAATVPKKRGRKPKSQQKPEESGLRREERVSDSSIMPLRPLHMDLNKKEHDDSKENIEKDLGIPHGIDVFGEKLVGRRIKVWWPLDEMFYEGAVASFDSLTQTHKVLYADGDEETLNLRNERWSLLKEHSSLAAASAKDLLSDPHF; translated from the exons GAACTAGAAGGGCTCTTATCTAAGGTTGAGCAAGCACCGTCTAGCCCTATGAAAGATGCACTTTACCCCTCAATGAAGGCACTAATTTCTAGCCAATTGTTAAAGCATACTGATATTGATGTGAAAGTTTCAGTTGCATCTTGTATGAGTGAGCTTACAAGAATAACTGCCCCAGATGCACCTTATGATGATGTTCAAATGAAG GACATTTTTCAGCTGACAGTAACGGCTTTTAATATGTTGTCTAGCAAAGATACTCGCGGTTATTCCAAGGCCCTTCATATTCTTGAAAATATTGTAAAAGTCAAAGCATGCTTGTTGATGCTGGACCTTGAGTGTGATGGATTAATTGCTGACATGTTCAAGCAGTTCCTGAGTGCCATTAG GTACATCCCCCTTCCGGTTGTATTTAGACAAATGGAATATATTATGACCCTGACCTTAGAAGAAAGCGAAGAAATTTCAGAAGAGGTTCTCAGTTCCCTCCTTAGTAGCGTCAGTAAAACAAACGAG AATGTTTTGTCCCGTTCTTGGAGATTGGGAGAGAATGTCTTGAGGAACTGTGCAGCCAAAGTCCAGCGATTTCTCCCAAAAGTTGTCAGATCCAGGAACCTGAGCTTTAAAGATTACTCCGTTGTAGTTGCTTCCATATGTCATAACTCCCCTGAAGATGAGCATGTG GCGGCTGTAGAGACTCATCCATCTGCTACACAACCATCAGAGACTATCATGGATGACGGCACTGGTCAAAAAATAAAATATGGAACTTTAAAGGGAGGAACTTTGTCGAGAACTTTAGAAAACGGTCATCCGGTTAAGCAGCAAGTAAATGCCGAAGCTCGAAGGCATTTACAGACTGGAAATTCAGATGTTACAGGAACAGTGCAAGTAAAAGCAGCAACAGTTCCAAAGAAAAGGGGAAGAAAACCTAAATCTCAGCAAAAACCAGAAGAG TCAGGACTAAGACGAGAAGAGAGAGTATCTGACTCTAGCATTATGCCATTGAGGCCATTGCATATGGATTTGAATAAAAAGGAACATGACGATTCCAAAGAAAACATTGAGAAG GATTTAGGAATCCCACATGGTATCGATGTATTTGGTGAGAAATTGGTCGGGCGCAGAATAAAGGTCTGGTGGCCATTGGATGAAAT GTTTTATGAAGGTGCGGTTGCTTCGTTTGACTCTTTAACACAGACGCACAAG GTATTATATGCTGATGGTGATGAAGAAACATTGAATTTGAGAAATGAGCGCTGGAGCCTACTCAAG GAACATTCAAGTCTTGCTGCCGCATCTGCCAA GGATTTGTTGTCTGATCCGCATTTTTGA